One stretch of Oceanithermus profundus DSM 14977 DNA includes these proteins:
- a CDS encoding ArdC-like ssDNA-binding domain-containing protein, whose amino-acid sequence MPKRRQQKKSRTRERFEALTASLAQKIATEGAGIVARAAAQVLVNLRGSFSPTNVVMIAAQYPAATRVQGFRAWEKEGYPVRRGERAIWIFAPRFAKKVDGERGDGEEDVRELKGFITVPVFDIAQTTAPPEVYPTPDMRISGAVDLGSAVRAVNNTIAPVKLLPTSHPRLKGSYDPKEHRIVLYAAPDAVRLHTLLHEAAHALLHRSLEGAETAQVEREAELAAYLVGHALKLDGIDEASAYYLSRYTKDPAELFEALKRSATAAAKILEALEGSTRLRKAA is encoded by the coding sequence ATGCCCAAACGTCGCCAACAAAAGAAGTCGCGTACCCGTGAGCGCTTCGAAGCGCTCACGGCGTCCCTCGCCCAAAAGATAGCGACAGAAGGAGCCGGGATCGTTGCCCGGGCCGCAGCACAGGTCCTCGTAAACCTGCGCGGATCCTTTTCCCCAACCAACGTCGTGATGATTGCTGCCCAGTACCCCGCGGCGACGCGGGTTCAGGGCTTCCGCGCCTGGGAAAAGGAAGGCTACCCGGTGAGGCGGGGCGAGCGCGCCATCTGGATCTTCGCTCCCCGCTTTGCGAAGAAGGTCGATGGGGAAAGGGGGGACGGAGAGGAGGACGTGCGTGAGCTGAAGGGCTTCATCACCGTGCCGGTATTCGACATCGCCCAGACCACCGCACCCCCGGAGGTTTACCCCACACCGGATATGCGCATCAGCGGAGCCGTGGACCTGGGGAGCGCCGTTCGTGCGGTCAACAACACCATCGCCCCGGTGAAGCTCCTTCCTACTTCGCACCCGCGCCTGAAAGGGTCTTACGACCCCAAAGAGCACCGCATAGTGCTCTACGCCGCCCCCGACGCGGTCCGGCTTCATACGCTGCTGCACGAAGCCGCGCACGCCCTCTTGCATCGCAGCCTCGAGGGTGCCGAAACCGCTCAGGTCGAGCGGGAGGCGGAGCTCGCCGCCTATCTCGTGGGGCACGCGCTGAAGCTCGATGGGATCGACGAAGCGAGCGCGTACTACCTCAGCCGCTACACCAAGGACCCTGCCGAACTCTTCGAGGCGCTCAAGCGTAGCGCGACGGCCGCGGCGAAGATCCTCGAGGCCCTCGAGGGGTCGACGAGGTTGCGCAAGGCGGCCTGA